One region of Streptomyces sp. CG4 genomic DNA includes:
- a CDS encoding FAD-dependent oxidoreductase: MAQAADTARTVILTVDDDPGVSRAVARDLRRRYGESYRIVRAESGESALQALRELKLRGDLVAVILADFRMPQMNGIEFLEQALDVYPGARRVLLTAYADTNAAIDAINVVDLDHYLLKPWDPPEEKLYPVLDDLLEAWRTSAYRPVPSTKVVGHRWSARSSDVREFLARNQVPYRWYSVEEPEGQRLLAAAGQDGQRLPLVITPDGSTLVEPEAPELAARVGLATTPTADFYDLIVIGGGPAGLGAAVYGASEGLRTVLVERSATGGQAGQSSRIENYLGFPDGVSGAQLTDRARRQAAKFGAEILTAREVTGLEVNGAARVVRFADGSAIAAHSVILATGVQYRQLEAAGCTDLTGCGVFYGSALTEAAACQGQDIYIVGGANSAGQAAMYLSRGAKSVTLLVRGADLSASMSHYLIQQINEAPNISVRPHTVVDAAHGADRLEQLTLRHTVSGDSERVEAHWMFVFIGAAPLTDWLGDAVLRDERGFILAGPDLTADGRPPAGWELDRPPYHLETSVPGVFVAGDARAESAKRVASAVGEGAMAVMLVHRYLEQS; the protein is encoded by the coding sequence ATGGCACAGGCCGCCGATACAGCGCGGACCGTCATCCTGACCGTGGACGACGACCCCGGGGTCTCCCGCGCCGTCGCCCGCGATCTGCGGCGGCGCTACGGCGAGTCGTACCGCATCGTGCGCGCGGAGTCCGGGGAGTCCGCGCTGCAGGCGCTGCGCGAGCTGAAGCTGCGCGGCGACCTCGTGGCGGTCATCCTGGCCGACTTCCGGATGCCGCAGATGAACGGCATCGAGTTCCTGGAACAGGCACTGGACGTCTATCCGGGGGCGCGCCGGGTGCTGCTCACCGCGTACGCGGACACCAACGCGGCGATCGACGCGATCAACGTGGTCGATCTGGACCACTATCTGCTCAAGCCCTGGGACCCCCCGGAGGAGAAGCTCTACCCGGTCCTGGACGACCTGCTGGAGGCCTGGCGCACCAGCGCCTACCGGCCCGTGCCCAGCACGAAGGTCGTCGGGCACCGCTGGTCGGCGCGGTCGTCGGACGTGCGCGAGTTCCTGGCCCGCAACCAGGTGCCGTACCGCTGGTACTCGGTGGAGGAGCCCGAGGGGCAGCGGCTGCTGGCGGCCGCCGGGCAGGACGGGCAGCGGCTGCCGCTGGTGATCACCCCGGACGGCAGCACGCTGGTCGAGCCGGAGGCACCCGAGCTGGCGGCGCGGGTGGGCCTGGCGACAACGCCGACGGCGGACTTCTACGACCTCATCGTGATCGGCGGCGGGCCGGCCGGGCTCGGCGCGGCCGTGTACGGGGCCTCCGAAGGGCTGCGGACCGTGCTCGTGGAGCGGTCGGCGACCGGCGGGCAGGCCGGGCAGAGCTCCCGGATCGAGAACTATCTGGGCTTTCCCGACGGGGTCTCCGGCGCCCAGCTCACCGACCGGGCGCGGCGGCAGGCGGCCAAGTTCGGCGCGGAGATCCTGACCGCCCGTGAGGTGACGGGACTCGAGGTCAACGGCGCCGCCCGGGTCGTGCGGTTCGCGGACGGCTCGGCGATCGCCGCGCACAGCGTGATCCTCGCGACCGGCGTGCAGTACCGGCAGCTGGAGGCCGCGGGCTGCACCGATCTGACCGGCTGCGGGGTGTTCTACGGCTCGGCGCTGACCGAGGCGGCGGCCTGCCAGGGACAGGACATCTACATCGTGGGCGGCGCCAACTCGGCGGGCCAGGCTGCGATGTATCTGTCCCGGGGCGCGAAGTCGGTGACGCTGCTGGTGCGCGGCGCCGACCTGTCGGCCTCGATGTCGCACTACCTGATCCAGCAGATCAACGAGGCGCCGAACATCTCGGTGCGCCCGCACACGGTGGTGGACGCGGCGCACGGCGCGGACCGCCTGGAGCAGCTGACGCTGCGTCACACAGTGAGCGGGGACAGCGAACGGGTCGAGGCGCACTGGATGTTCGTGTTCATCGGTGCCGCTCCGCTGACCGACTGGCTGGGCGATGCGGTGCTGCGCGACGAGCGCGGGTTCATCCTCGCCGGGCCCGACCTGACCGCCGACGGGCGGCCGCCGGCCGGTTGGGAGCTGGACCGGCCGCCGTACCACCTGGAGACCAGCGTTCCCGGCGTGTTCGTGGCGGGTGACGCACGCGCCGAGTCCGCGAAGCGCGTCGCGTCCGCCGTCGGCGAGGGAGCGATGGCCGTGATGCTCGTCCACCGGTATCTGGAGCAGTCATGA
- a CDS encoding M4 family metallopeptidase, translating into MRRPHIRSVAVAIAVTTAATGLAGTAFAGPTTEVERSSASATTNATAVVEAARTAAFAHDAATGVSKGDELHAQDVMLDPEGARHVRFVRTHDGLPVLGGDLVVHLDHQLAYTGVTRAAGHTVTPATTQAKLTADQAAGKAAEAAKGDAGDAQLVVDARDGSAALAYQVTVTDEQGTNTVVVDAVTGKVRSNTPDSDEFLSPKLLANLHRQGETIDPATGTAAASPEAGLVGSGATGFPSAAKGTGKTLFVGNVPLTTTQTSRGHYQLKDPSRYGTETRDAKGKTSEKFSAGTSFTNTTDVWGNGTTGDRASAAADAQYGITKTLDFYKSTFGRKGIADNSKAAQGMVHWGNKVANAFWDPACNCMLYGDGDGKTFKKPLVVLDVTGHELTHGVVDATAKLQPTYVDADGNQYGEPGALNESLADIFGSNVEFYANNPKDTPDYLIGEKLGLAQKFLRRLDHPSLDKLEGTIDYWSSATYNAEVHAGSGVSSHAYYLLAEGSGKKTINGVAYDSPTYDHSTVKGIGRAKATAIFYRALTRYMVSTTDFHDARAATLKAAKDLYGANSTEYKTVDKAWAAVNVTAANTPAPRH; encoded by the coding sequence TTGCGTAGACCCCACATACGCAGCGTCGCTGTCGCCATCGCGGTGACGACGGCTGCCACGGGCCTGGCCGGCACGGCTTTCGCGGGTCCCACCACGGAGGTTGAGCGGTCCTCGGCCTCCGCCACGACGAACGCCACGGCGGTGGTGGAGGCGGCGCGCACCGCGGCCTTCGCCCACGACGCGGCGACCGGCGTCTCCAAGGGCGACGAACTGCACGCCCAGGACGTGATGCTCGACCCCGAGGGCGCGCGGCACGTCCGGTTCGTCCGCACGCACGACGGCCTGCCCGTCCTCGGCGGTGACCTCGTCGTCCACCTCGACCACCAGCTGGCCTACACCGGTGTGACCCGCGCCGCCGGCCACACCGTCACGCCGGCCACCACGCAGGCCAAGCTGACCGCGGACCAGGCCGCCGGCAAGGCCGCCGAGGCCGCCAAGGGCGACGCGGGCGACGCGCAGCTCGTCGTCGACGCCCGCGACGGCTCCGCCGCCCTGGCCTACCAGGTGACGGTGACCGACGAGCAGGGCACCAACACCGTCGTCGTCGACGCCGTCACCGGCAAGGTGCGCAGCAACACCCCCGACAGCGACGAGTTCCTGTCGCCGAAGCTGCTCGCGAACCTGCACCGGCAGGGCGAGACGATCGACCCGGCCACCGGCACGGCCGCCGCCTCCCCCGAGGCCGGCCTCGTCGGTTCCGGCGCCACGGGCTTCCCGTCGGCGGCGAAGGGCACCGGCAAGACCCTCTTCGTCGGCAACGTCCCCCTGACCACCACGCAGACCTCGCGCGGCCACTACCAGCTCAAGGACCCGAGCCGGTACGGCACCGAGACCCGGGACGCCAAGGGCAAGACCAGCGAGAAGTTCAGCGCGGGCACGTCGTTCACCAACACGACCGACGTGTGGGGCAACGGCACCACGGGCGACCGGGCCAGCGCCGCCGCGGACGCCCAGTACGGCATCACCAAGACCCTGGACTTCTACAAGTCCACCTTCGGGCGCAAGGGCATAGCCGACAACAGCAAGGCAGCCCAGGGCATGGTCCACTGGGGCAACAAGGTCGCCAACGCCTTCTGGGACCCGGCCTGCAACTGCATGCTGTACGGCGACGGCGACGGCAAGACCTTCAAGAAGCCGCTGGTCGTCCTGGACGTCACCGGCCACGAGCTGACGCACGGCGTGGTCGACGCGACCGCCAAGCTGCAGCCGACCTACGTCGACGCCGACGGCAACCAGTACGGTGAGCCCGGCGCCCTGAACGAGTCCCTCGCGGACATCTTCGGCTCGAACGTCGAGTTCTACGCCAACAACCCGAAGGACACGCCGGACTACCTGATCGGCGAGAAGCTGGGCCTCGCCCAGAAGTTCCTGCGCCGCCTCGACCACCCGTCGCTCGACAAGCTCGAGGGCACGATCGACTACTGGTCGTCGGCCACGTACAACGCGGAGGTGCACGCCGGTTCCGGTGTCTCCTCGCACGCCTACTACCTCCTCGCGGAGGGCAGCGGCAAGAAGACGATCAACGGGGTCGCCTACGACTCGCCGACCTACGACCACTCCACGGTCAAGGGCATCGGCCGCGCCAAGGCCACCGCGATCTTCTACCGTGCGCTCACCCGCTACATGGTCTCCACGACGGACTTCCACGACGCGCGCGCCGCGACACTGAAGGCGGCCAAGGACCTGTACGGAGCGAACAGCACCGAGTACAAGACGGTGGACAAGGCGTGGGCGGCGGTCAACGTCACCGCCGCCAACACGCCGGCTCCCCGTCACTGA
- a CDS encoding universal stress protein, with protein MTRPITAGVDGTEESLAALDWAGREAVRRGLPVRVLHAWRYAASLATADRDTQHGWVAEGVREAVRTVCERHPGLAVSVDLVEGEPAHALARAAAEAEMLVLGSRGHGPVIGFLVGSVGQQVIAEAARPVVLVRAGDQPAAEAAGRDVVVGQHGDPEDSAATLRFAFETAAARGATVRAVRAWTLPPVFAYSPGSLGLLDDAGGLEPYEREALAEALRPWRERFPGVPVAEHVEMGSAGQVLLSMAGRAQLMVVGRRAHRSAVGGRIGSVAHGVLHHADCPVAVVPHA; from the coding sequence ATGACACGTCCGATCACGGCAGGGGTGGACGGCACGGAGGAGAGCCTCGCCGCGCTGGACTGGGCCGGCCGGGAGGCCGTTCGGCGCGGGCTGCCGGTGCGCGTGCTGCACGCCTGGCGCTACGCCGCCTCGCTCGCCACCGCCGACCGGGACACCCAGCACGGATGGGTGGCGGAGGGCGTGCGGGAGGCCGTGCGCACGGTCTGCGAACGGCACCCGGGGCTGGCGGTGAGCGTCGACCTGGTCGAGGGCGAGCCCGCGCACGCGCTGGCCCGCGCGGCGGCGGAGGCCGAAATGCTGGTGCTGGGCTCGCGCGGGCACGGGCCCGTCATCGGCTTCCTGGTCGGCTCGGTCGGACAGCAGGTGATCGCCGAGGCGGCCCGGCCGGTGGTCCTGGTGCGCGCCGGGGACCAGCCGGCGGCGGAGGCGGCCGGGCGGGACGTCGTCGTCGGCCAGCACGGCGACCCCGAGGACAGCGCGGCCACGCTGCGGTTCGCCTTCGAGACGGCGGCGGCCCGGGGCGCCACCGTCCGGGCCGTACGGGCGTGGACGCTGCCACCGGTCTTCGCCTACAGCCCCGGCTCGCTCGGACTGCTGGACGACGCCGGTGGTCTGGAGCCGTACGAGCGGGAGGCGCTGGCCGAGGCGCTGCGGCCGTGGCGGGAGCGGTTCCCCGGCGTGCCCGTGGCCGAGCACGTCGAGATGGGCAGCGCGGGCCAGGTACTGCTGTCGATGGCCGGCCGGGCCCAGCTCATGGTCGTCGGCCGCCGGGCGCACCGCAGCGCCGTGGGCGGCCGGATCGGCTCGGTCGCGCACGGGGTGCTGCACCACGCCGACTGCCCGGTGGCCGTGGTCCCGCACGCCTGA
- a CDS encoding ATP-binding protein, with amino-acid sequence MSGRIVPCSPKEIGALFLFEKLSPEQLGRLCTEGRVELFQPGPVYTEGAPATCFFVMIEGTVVLSRRVAGDDVEVTRTSQPGVYAGAMQAYLGDRVRQVYNNSMRVTEPTRFFVLPADIFAEVMTEWFPMAVHLLEGLFFGAKNTQATIGQRERLLALGSLSAGLTHELNNPAAAAVRATATLRERVAKMRHKLAVITEGPFSRDQLASLIEIQERTAERVAKAPVLSPLEAADREDLLTDWLEDHGIDYGWQAAPTFVQAGLDVDWLEQVAAAVDEEILVNAVAWLNYTIETELLMNEIEDSTTRISHLVDAAKQYSQLDRAPYRAVDVHELLDSTLLMLSGKIGAGIEVVKEYDRTLPPVPAYPAELNQVWTNLIDNAVSAINSAGGTGTLTVRTGLDHERLLVEFRDTGTGIPPEIKDRIFDPFFTTKPVGEGTGLGLDISWRIVVNKHHGTLRVESVPGDTRFQVLLPLTADPSESPEEQAEEAEEAV; translated from the coding sequence ATGAGCGGTCGGATCGTGCCGTGCAGCCCCAAGGAGATCGGCGCGCTGTTCCTCTTCGAGAAGCTGAGCCCCGAGCAGCTCGGGCGGTTGTGCACGGAAGGCCGGGTGGAGCTGTTCCAGCCCGGCCCGGTGTACACCGAGGGCGCGCCCGCCACCTGCTTCTTCGTGATGATCGAGGGCACGGTCGTGCTCTCCCGCCGGGTCGCCGGTGACGACGTGGAGGTCACCCGCACCTCGCAGCCCGGTGTGTACGCGGGCGCGATGCAGGCCTACCTCGGCGACCGGGTGCGGCAGGTCTACAACAACTCGATGCGGGTGACCGAGCCGACGCGGTTCTTCGTGCTGCCGGCGGACATCTTCGCGGAGGTCATGACCGAGTGGTTCCCGATGGCCGTGCATCTGCTGGAGGGCCTGTTCTTCGGGGCGAAGAACACCCAGGCGACGATCGGGCAGCGGGAGCGGCTGCTGGCGCTGGGCTCGCTGTCGGCGGGGCTGACGCACGAGCTGAACAACCCCGCCGCGGCGGCCGTACGGGCCACGGCCACGCTCCGCGAACGGGTCGCGAAGATGCGGCACAAGCTCGCCGTCATCACCGAAGGCCCCTTCTCCCGCGACCAGTTGGCGAGCCTGATCGAGATCCAGGAGCGCACCGCCGAGCGGGTCGCCAAGGCCCCGGTGCTCAGTCCTCTGGAGGCCGCCGACCGGGAGGACCTGCTCACCGACTGGCTGGAGGACCACGGGATCGACTACGGCTGGCAGGCGGCGCCCACCTTCGTGCAGGCCGGGCTGGACGTCGACTGGCTGGAGCAGGTCGCGGCGGCCGTCGACGAGGAGATCCTGGTCAACGCGGTCGCCTGGCTCAACTACACCATCGAGACCGAGCTGTTGATGAACGAGATCGAGGACTCCACCACCCGTATCTCGCATCTCGTCGACGCGGCCAAGCAGTACTCGCAGCTGGACCGGGCGCCCTACCGGGCGGTGGACGTGCACGAACTCCTCGACAGCACCCTGCTGATGCTGTCCGGCAAGATCGGCGCCGGGATCGAGGTCGTCAAGGAGTACGACCGCACGCTCCCGCCGGTGCCCGCCTATCCGGCGGAGCTGAACCAGGTGTGGACCAACCTGATCGACAACGCGGTCTCGGCCATCAACAGCGCGGGGGGCACGGGTACGTTGACCGTGCGGACCGGACTCGACCACGAGCGGCTGCTGGTGGAGTTCCGGGACACCGGGACCGGCATCCCGCCCGAGATCAAGGACCGGATCTTCGACCCGTTCTTCACCACGAAGCCGGTCGGCGAGGGCACCGGGCTCGGCCTGGACATCTCCTGGCGGATCGTCGTCAACAAGCACCACGGCACCCTGCGGGTGGAGTCGGTGCCCGGCGACACCCGCTTCCAGGTGCTGCTGCCCCTGACCGCCGACCCGTCCGAGTCGCCCGAGGAGCAAGCGGAGGAAGCGGAGGAAGCCGTATGA
- a CDS encoding UBP-type zinc finger domain-containing protein, whose protein sequence is MRIVEGFDVNVPPSGTGCVECEEAGGWWFHLRRCAQCGHIGCCDDSPAKHATAHYQATGHPVIRSFEPGEDWFWNYATDELYPTGPELAPPASHPADQPVPGPAGRVPENWAETLR, encoded by the coding sequence ATGAGAATCGTCGAGGGCTTCGATGTGAACGTCCCGCCCAGCGGCACCGGGTGTGTGGAGTGCGAGGAGGCGGGCGGCTGGTGGTTCCATCTGCGTCGCTGCGCGCAATGCGGGCACATCGGCTGCTGCGACGACTCCCCCGCCAAGCATGCCACCGCCCACTACCAGGCCACGGGGCACCCGGTGATCCGGAGCTTCGAGCCGGGCGAGGACTGGTTCTGGAACTACGCGACCGACGAGCTGTACCCCACCGGCCCCGAACTGGCCCCACCCGCCAGCCACCCCGCGGACCAGCCGGTCCCGGGCCCGGCGGGGCGGGTGCCGGAGAACTGGGCCGAGACGCTGCGCTGA
- a CDS encoding SGNH/GDSL hydrolase family protein: MTGRTGRGCRIAAALLTTVACQPPAAGADALPASAERVSGVVTWAASADLLGEGAADRSYRLIVHTSVGGTALRVRVTNAFGDRPLTLDSGYAGLRDRGAALRPGSNRRLTFGGARTVTVPVGAVAWSDPLPGTWPAGTDLAVSLHTPDAAGPASGHLLAMQTSYTGPGDHTAEESARNWGRTTGSWWYLDAASVRPSRAATGAVVALGDSLTDGRRSTPGLNRRWPDYLARRLHTARTDVEGVADAGVSGNQVLADDAGPSALDRLDRDVLSQPGLRTVFLFEGVNDVKAHTGVTAADLIAGYREIARRVHSAGKCVVVATLGPFKGWPEWDPAAESVRQDVNRLLRGSRDFDAVTDFDRVLRSPRDPERILPYFDSGDHLHPDDRGMRALADAVDPDRLNCAR, encoded by the coding sequence GTGACCGGCCGCACCGGACGCGGCTGCCGCATCGCCGCCGCCCTGCTCACGACTGTGGCCTGCCAGCCCCCGGCCGCCGGGGCGGACGCCCTGCCCGCGTCCGCGGAACGGGTCTCCGGCGTCGTCACCTGGGCGGCCAGCGCCGACCTCCTGGGCGAGGGCGCCGCCGACCGGAGCTACCGGCTGATCGTGCACACCAGCGTCGGCGGCACCGCCCTGCGCGTCCGCGTCACCAACGCCTTCGGCGACCGGCCGCTCACTCTGGACAGCGGCTACGCCGGCCTGCGCGACCGGGGCGCCGCACTGCGCCCCGGCAGCAACCGGCGGCTCACCTTCGGCGGCGCCCGCACGGTCACCGTGCCCGTGGGCGCCGTCGCCTGGAGCGACCCGCTGCCCGGCACCTGGCCGGCCGGCACCGACCTGGCCGTCAGCCTGCACACCCCCGACGCGGCCGGCCCGGCCAGCGGCCACTTGCTCGCGATGCAGACGTCGTACACCGGCCCGGGCGACCACACCGCTGAGGAGAGCGCCCGCAACTGGGGCCGGACGACAGGCTCCTGGTGGTACCTGGACGCCGCGTCCGTACGGCCCTCCCGCGCGGCCACCGGGGCCGTCGTGGCGCTCGGCGACTCCCTCACCGACGGCCGGCGGTCCACCCCCGGCCTGAACCGCCGCTGGCCCGACTACCTCGCCCGGCGCCTGCACACCGCCCGCACGGACGTCGAAGGCGTCGCCGACGCAGGAGTCTCGGGCAACCAGGTCCTCGCGGACGACGCCGGGCCGAGCGCCCTCGACCGGCTGGACCGCGACGTCCTGTCCCAGCCCGGGCTGCGCACGGTGTTCCTCTTCGAGGGCGTGAACGACGTCAAGGCGCACACCGGCGTCACCGCGGCCGACCTGATCGCCGGATACCGGGAGATCGCCCGGCGGGTGCACAGCGCCGGGAAGTGCGTGGTCGTCGCGACGCTCGGGCCGTTCAAGGGCTGGCCCGAATGGGATCCGGCCGCCGAGTCGGTACGCCAGGACGTCAACCGACTCCTGCGCGGCAGCCGGGACTTCGACGCCGTCACCGACTTCGACCGCGTCCTGCGCAGCCCGCGGGACCCTGAGCGGATCCTGCCGTACTTCGACAGCGGCGACCATCTGCACCCCGACGACCGGGGGATGCGGGCCCTGGCCGACGCCGTCGACCCGGACCGCCTGAACTGCGCGCGCTGA
- a CDS encoding DUF4032 domain-containing protein, which translates to MALQISATNPEHPALLLALPWDVPLEQWPQEYLVPLPRGISRHVVRYAHAGDEVIAVKELAERPALREYGLLRDLDRLGIPAVDPLAVVTGRTDGAGAPLEPVLITRHLRGSMPYRSMFETTMRPATMHRLMDALAVLLVRLHLAGFAWGDCSLSNTLFRRDAGAYAAYLVDAETGELHPRLSPGQREYDLDLARVNISGELLDLEASGALHPSVDPVEFGHEICTRYQGLWQELTRTSVYPAGKYHYIERRIRRLNELGFDVAEMQIEHSSTGDTVTFVPKVVDAGHHQRQLLRLTGLDTEENQARRLLGDLESWMATQEDYAPGDPLAARPEVLAHRWVRDVFRPTVRAVPPELRGAMDPAEIYHQLLEHRWYLSEHAQHDMGLDTAVKDYIAHVLPEARAALGPVDAE; encoded by the coding sequence ATGGCCTTGCAGATCAGTGCCACGAACCCGGAGCATCCCGCGCTCCTGCTCGCCCTTCCCTGGGACGTGCCCCTGGAGCAGTGGCCGCAGGAGTACCTCGTGCCGCTTCCGCGGGGCATCTCGCGGCATGTCGTGCGGTACGCGCACGCCGGTGACGAGGTGATCGCCGTCAAGGAGCTGGCCGAGCGGCCGGCGCTGCGCGAGTACGGGCTGCTGCGCGACCTGGACCGGCTCGGCATCCCCGCCGTCGACCCGCTCGCGGTCGTCACCGGCCGCACCGACGGCGCGGGCGCCCCGCTGGAGCCGGTGCTGATCACCCGGCATCTGCGCGGCTCGATGCCGTACCGCTCGATGTTCGAGACCACCATGCGCCCGGCGACCATGCACCGGCTGATGGACGCCCTGGCCGTGCTGCTGGTCCGGCTCCACCTCGCCGGGTTCGCCTGGGGCGACTGCTCGCTGTCCAACACCCTCTTCCGGCGGGACGCGGGCGCCTACGCCGCCTATCTGGTCGACGCCGAGACCGGAGAACTGCATCCCCGGCTGAGCCCCGGGCAGCGGGAGTACGACCTGGATCTGGCCCGGGTCAACATCAGCGGCGAACTGCTGGACCTGGAGGCGTCCGGCGCGCTGCACCCGTCCGTCGATCCAGTGGAGTTCGGGCACGAGATCTGCACCCGGTACCAGGGGCTGTGGCAGGAGCTGACCCGTACCTCGGTGTACCCGGCGGGCAAGTACCACTACATCGAGCGCCGGATCCGTCGCCTGAACGAACTCGGCTTCGACGTCGCCGAGATGCAGATCGAGCACTCCTCCACCGGCGACACGGTCACCTTCGTGCCGAAGGTCGTCGACGCCGGCCACCACCAGCGCCAGCTGCTGCGGCTGACCGGCCTGGACACCGAGGAGAACCAGGCGCGGCGGCTGCTCGGCGACCTGGAGAGCTGGATGGCCACCCAGGAGGACTACGCGCCCGGCGATCCCCTCGCCGCCCGTCCGGAGGTGCTCGCCCACCGCTGGGTGCGGGACGTGTTCCGGCCGACCGTGCGGGCCGTGCCGCCCGAGCTGCGCGGCGCCATGGACCCGGCCGAGATCTACCACCAGCTCCTCGAACACCGCTGGTACCTGTCCGAACACGCACAGCACGACATGGGCCTCGACACCGCCGTCAAGGACTACATCGCGCACGTCCTGCCCGAGGCGCGGGCCGCCCTGGGGCCGGTCGACGCCGAGTGA
- a CDS encoding CAP domain-containing protein: protein MTSELAAGGNVPLPAGVVLLRVTGPFDVSGLVGGADGKVGSDADFVFYNQPRAPGVRLRDDGLDVDPARLRGGACRVTVVVSAAEPGTPLGRLPAPRLQVTDGSGRTVARFTPPRPGPETVLLLAELYLRPGTGWKLRAIGQGYADGLAGLARDFGVNITDDGSQPPPTTGTPPTAMGSRTKTGQLQDGPMAPPPHQLANGSTTPPSGRPTRGAAGPTTTKPTGGPAGPTSRRLADRAAGPTPTPPTQSPADRTTRRPTDRAAGPTATPPTHSPAAPPPRRPTNDSTSPPSGRPTDGTAGPTPRRLADRAAGPMPTPPTQSPAGPPPRRPTDAVTGEFLRLVNSARAQAGSVAVGDDPRLGSAAWAHAQAMADAGRLAAEGRDGVSVHQRITAAGYAYATVGEHLVSGPRSPAEFVEYCLGSDRSRRTLLDPAFRHAALAHAEAGDRYWTALWAAPLTPDALSRSAAEVVALTNAERGRAGLPPLATDPLLTAAAQAHCADMVARDFYDHTSPDGSRPWDRAAAAGSRLLTIGENIACGQRSPAEVVDGWMNSPGHRANILKREFGRMGVGFAGGGRAGTYWTQLFGG from the coding sequence GTGACGAGCGAGCTGGCTGCCGGGGGCAATGTGCCGCTGCCCGCGGGTGTGGTGCTGCTGCGGGTGACCGGGCCGTTCGACGTGTCCGGGCTCGTCGGCGGCGCGGACGGCAAGGTCGGATCCGACGCCGACTTCGTGTTCTACAACCAGCCGCGGGCGCCGGGGGTCCGGCTGCGCGATGACGGCCTGGACGTCGACCCGGCCCGGCTGCGCGGCGGCGCCTGCCGCGTCACGGTCGTGGTGAGCGCCGCCGAGCCCGGTACGCCACTGGGGCGGCTGCCCGCTCCCCGGCTCCAGGTCACGGACGGCTCCGGGCGTACGGTGGCCCGGTTCACGCCGCCCCGCCCCGGCCCGGAGACCGTCCTGCTGCTCGCCGAGCTGTATCTCCGACCGGGCACCGGCTGGAAGCTGCGGGCGATCGGGCAGGGCTACGCGGACGGACTGGCCGGACTCGCCAGGGACTTCGGCGTGAACATCACGGACGACGGCAGCCAGCCACCGCCGACCACAGGCACCCCACCCACGGCAATGGGCTCCCGCACGAAGACCGGCCAACTCCAGGACGGCCCCATGGCCCCACCGCCCCACCAACTCGCGAACGGCTCCACAACCCCGCCATCCGGCCGACCTACGCGAGGAGCTGCGGGCCCGACGACCACCAAACCCACGGGCGGCCCCGCAGGCCCGACGTCCCGCCGACTCGCGGACAGGGCCGCGGGGCCAACACCCACCCCGCCCACGCAAAGCCCCGCAGACCGGACAACCCGCCGCCCCACGGACAGGGCGGCAGGCCCGACGGCAACCCCGCCCACGCACAGCCCCGCAGCTCCACCGCCCCGCCGACCCACGAACGACTCCACAAGCCCGCCATCCGGCCGACCCACGGACGGCACCGCAGGTCCGACACCCCGCCGACTCGCGGACAGGGCCGCAGGCCCGATGCCCACCCCACCCACGCAAAGCCCCGCAGGACCACCGCCCCGTCGACCCACGGACGCCGTCACGGGCGAGTTTCTCCGGCTGGTCAACTCCGCCCGGGCGCAAGCCGGTTCGGTGGCCGTCGGCGACGATCCCCGGCTCGGCTCCGCCGCGTGGGCTCATGCGCAGGCCATGGCGGATGCCGGACGGCTCGCGGCCGAGGGGCGGGACGGTGTCTCGGTGCATCAGCGGATCACCGCCGCCGGGTACGCGTACGCCACCGTGGGCGAGCATCTCGTGTCCGGCCCGCGCTCACCGGCCGAGTTCGTGGAGTACTGCCTGGGCTCGGACCGGTCCCGGCGCACCCTGCTCGACCCGGCCTTCCGGCACGCCGCCCTGGCCCACGCCGAGGCCGGCGACCGGTACTGGACCGCACTGTGGGCCGCGCCGCTCACCCCGGACGCGCTGTCGCGCTCGGCCGCCGAGGTGGTCGCGCTCACCAATGCCGAGCGCGGCCGGGCCGGCCTGCCGCCGCTCGCGACGGACCCGCTGCTCACGGCAGCCGCGCAGGCGCACTGCGCGGACATGGTGGCCCGCGACTTCTACGACCACACCTCCCCCGACGGCTCCCGGCCCTGGGACCGGGCCGCGGCCGCGGGATCCCGCCTGCTCACCATCGGCGAGAACATCGCCTGCGGCCAGCGCTCCCCCGCCGAGGTCGTGGACGGCTGGATGAACAGTCCGGGCCATCGCGCCAACATCCTGAAGCGGGAGTTCGGCCGCATGGGCGTCGGCTTCGCGGGCGGCGGCCGGGCGGGCACCTACTGGACCCAGCTGTTCGGTGGCTGA